AATTGAAATTGTTTTTCCCACTATATGGTTTAACCGGATCTCAACACCAAGGAAGGAGAGCTTCTCGATCTCGCTGTCCAAAAGCCTCTTGGGAAGCCTGAACTCAGGTATGCCGTACCTTAGAACCCCTCCAGGAGCATGAAGGGCTTCGTAAATAGTTACATTATACCCTAGCTTCGCAAGCTCGGCTGCACAGGCTAGCCCCGCGGGCCCTGAGCCTATTACTGCTACTTTACGCCCGTTCGGCTTTATCTTCTCCTTCATCTCCTCGAGAAGCTTTGCCTCCAGCCCGAGCGCCCTTGCTCTATCCCCAACGTATCTCTCCAGCTTCCCTATGCTCACAGCCTCACCTATTCTACCAATCACGCAATTAGCCTCGCACTGCAGCTCTTGAGGACAAACCCTGCCCGTTATCGAAGGAAACAGGTTATCCTCCCACATGATTCTCAGAGCCTTTTCCAAATCCCTGTTTTCGACGGCCTTAACGAACTCGGGGATTTTAATGGATATTGGGCAGCCCTTCACGCACGGTGCAAACCATAAGGGGCATTTTATACATCTTCCCGCCTCCCTCACCGCGTTCGCGTCGTCCAGGCCCAAGTCGACCTCTTCAAAGTCTCCGAGCCTTTCTAACGGGGGTCTCTCGTTAGATTTAAACCGTGACTTCACAACTCTTGACATGATGATCACCTAGCGATAATCTTGGAGAGGAAGAGGTTTTTCGCCTTCTCCTGCTCCTCGATAAATCTCTTATCCCTTCTCATCACGTCTTCCCAGTCTATGAGATGAGCGTTCATCACAGGCCCGTCTACGCAGGCAAACCTGACTGCTCCACCATAGAAGACTCTGCAAGACCCACACATCCCTGTCCCATCAACCATTATGGTTCTTACAAGGGCATAGTTTGGAATCCCATGCCTCTTTGTGAGCTCGGACGCTTTGAACATGCCAGCAAGGGATCCTCCTGTGAGTACAAGGTCTACTCTTCTCTCACTAATGATCTTCGAGATCAAATCCGTGTAATGCCCTTTAACCCCTGCGGAACCATCCAACGTTGTAACATAATGCTCGTCAGCATGCTTCTCAGCGAGAAACTCTTCTGGATAAACCTCTTTCCCTGTCTCGAAAGTTTGGATTGATATTACGTAGTTATCATATTTTTTCAATTCCTGTGTGAATGAAGCATTCTCAGCGTGCCCGCACACCGCGTCCGATGCGTAGATTACAGTGCCGTAGTGTTTTATGGGAAACTCCCTACCGTGAGGCCCTGAGATCGCGTAGATGTAGTCTCCGACTTTAAACCT
This region of Thermosphaera aggregans genomic DNA includes:
- a CDS encoding sulfide/dihydroorotate dehydrogenase-like FAD/NAD-binding protein; translated protein: MLKITGKMDLNSIDFYMEIEAPHVARKWKPGNFVILMLHEKGERIPESVYSVRDGRIGMFIRRHGKTTLELYHRFKVGDYIYAISGPHGREFPIKHYGTVIYASDAVCGHAENASFTQELKKYDNYVISIQTFETGKEVYPEEFLAEKHADEHYVTTLDGSAGVKGHYTDLISKIISERRVDLVLTGGSLAGMFKASELTKRHGIPNYALVRTIMVDGTGMCGSCRVFYGGAVRFACVDGPVMNAHLIDWEDVMRRDKRFIEEQEKAKNLFLSKIIAR